CGTAAATAACGGCCAGCAGCCCCAGAACGATCGCGATCAGTACAAGATCCACGATTGTCTCCCCTAAAAGTTTCTTGTTCGTTCGATAGCCAAAGGCCCCGCTTGCACAGGGCCCATGTGGCACGCACCGCTAGAGACCGAAGAGCGCCTAGGCAAGCTTTTCTGCGACGGATCGAAGGGGCATCCCCAGCCTTGGTTTGGCCGTACCGAAATGGGGCGCACAAACTCTTGGATTGCGCGGACTCTTGCCGGATTCCATGGTTAGCAGTAAGTAAACACCCATGCAGGTCGCGATAAAAAGACTGTTCGCCATTATGCCGCTTCTGTTCGGCCTGGGCTTCATTGCCCCGTTGATCGCGCAGACCATGGCGGTTTGGGAGTGGGATGCCCCGCTGGGGTTGAGCCGGATTGCCCTGGGGCTGATTGTCGGCGGCTCCTGGGGGCTTTACGCGACGATCCGGGGGCGCTGGATATGACAGACCGGCCGGATATCTCTGAAAAGCCATTCGATTTCGATCTTGGACCCGACGATGTCGGGACAGGTGACGGGGGCGGAACCGACGTCAGGAACCGCGATCCCTCAGCGATCCCGCTGTCTGGTGACGACAGTCTCGACAAGTACACGCGGGTCGAGCTTCTCAAGGAAGAGCGCGAGATAGCGGCGCGGTTCCACGGCGGCCCGATGTGGGGCTATGTCGCGGCAGCCTTTGGCGGGTTTGCCATCTGGGTTTCGATGTTCCCGCTGACTATGCTGGGGATCGTGCCGGTATGGCTTGCCCTGATCATCTCGACCTTTCTTACGGTTGCCGGCTACGTTACTTGCCATGAGGCAATGCATGACAATATCGCCAAGCGTGGCGAGAAGACGCGCTGGATGAACCAGTGGGTGGGCGAAGTCTCGCTGCTTCCGATTGCCGTGCCATTCAGCATGGGCAAGATCACCCATCTCGAACATCACAAACATTGCAACCATCCCACGCGTGACCCGGATTATACCGACGAAGCGCCAAACATGCTGATGGCGTGGTACAAGACCTGGTGGAACCGCCAGCCCCGTGTCGACGGGACAATCAACCGGTACAAGAGCGTGTGCGAACAGCTCGATACGCCGGAATCACAAAAGGCTCTGAAACAGACCGCTTATGTACAGCTGTTCTACCTCGCGACCCTATTTACGATGGCGTGGAACGGTTTTGCGATCGAAGCAGCTGTGTGCTGGTGGCTCCCGCGCCAGTTGGGGCTGAGCTGGATCCGGTTTTTCCTCAGCTGGGCTCCACATCACCCTCGCGAAGGGCAGACCGGGCGGTACGAACAAGCTTATATCTTCAAAAGCAAAGTCGGGCATTTCTGGTCAATGTGCATGGAAACACACCTGATCCATCACTTGTATCCCGGAATTCCGAACCACCGGACCAGAGACGCGTATCTCGCGATGAAGCCGATCCTTGAAAAGCGCGGAGTGGATTGCTCGGCGATCTGACCCCCTAGTGTTGGTATCCCAGACCCTCGGGATCGAATATCGCTACACCATCGAGAAGTAATGGAGGCTCGCCTTCCTCAACTGTACCGATAGGT
This is a stretch of genomic DNA from Parerythrobacter jejuensis. It encodes these proteins:
- a CDS encoding fatty acid desaturase, giving the protein MTDRPDISEKPFDFDLGPDDVGTGDGGGTDVRNRDPSAIPLSGDDSLDKYTRVELLKEEREIAARFHGGPMWGYVAAAFGGFAIWVSMFPLTMLGIVPVWLALIISTFLTVAGYVTCHEAMHDNIAKRGEKTRWMNQWVGEVSLLPIAVPFSMGKITHLEHHKHCNHPTRDPDYTDEAPNMLMAWYKTWWNRQPRVDGTINRYKSVCEQLDTPESQKALKQTAYVQLFYLATLFTMAWNGFAIEAAVCWWLPRQLGLSWIRFFLSWAPHHPREGQTGRYEQAYIFKSKVGHFWSMCMETHLIHHLYPGIPNHRTRDAYLAMKPILEKRGVDCSAI